DNA sequence from the Streptomyces sp. HUAS 15-9 genome:
ACCCGAACAGGTAGCCGAACACGGCGTCACCCACCCGCTGGTCGACGACGTCGGTGCCGTTCGCCTCTTCCCGGGCGAACTTCACGGCCTGCTGCAACTTCTCGACACGGTCGAGGAGTTCGTTGACGCGCCGGGCGGGAAGGGCGCCGGAGAACTTCACGGTGGTCCAGTACCCGACGGGAATGTCCTCGTAGTACACCTCGACCTGAGCCGGGTGCTTCTCGGTGGCCTCGGCCTTGACGTGGTTCCTGGGCACCTTCTTGGTGCGCAGCGTCCGCACGGGCTCCGTCTTCCACGCGTCGGTGGACGGGTCCTGCGCCCAGGACTCGGAGGCGTCGAGGACGGGCAGCTTCCGTACGAAGGTGTTGAGGTCGACGAGCTGCTTCTCCAGGAACAGCAGGTAGGCCACGGGCACGTCGGCGACGAGCACCCGCCCGTCCACCTTCACATCGGCCCGCGCGGTGCAGTTGGCCCAGTCCTTGGTGGCGGTCACGTCGAAGAGCCGGGTCAGCGTCGCCGCGGTCTCGCGCAGCACGTCCTCGGCCTTGACCTGCACCCGCGTGGACTCGGGCGGCAACTGCTCGCCCTCCTCGTCCTTGGGCTGGTAGGTCCGCGAGATACCGGCCAGCAACGCGGGCTTCTGCAGGCCGTGGTGCGCGGACGTCAGGTCCTGGTGCGCCTTGGACTTGATGCCCTTCTCCACTGCGATGATCTGATTGAGTTTCGCCACGTCGGAGACGGTAGCAGCGGCAGCTGCCCGACTTCGAAGGATTATTCGGCGGCGGATCGCTTCGGCCGCTGGCCCCGCTGAGACACGCACGGAGCCCCCGGCAAGCGCACGCCTGCCGGGGGCTCCGCCGGTGTCACAGTTCCACGGACTCGATAAACGCCCTCCAGGCAGCGGACTCCACGGTCAGCACAGGCCGACTCGTGTCCTTGGAATCACGGACGTACACCGCGCCCGAGGCGGCCGCGACTTCGACGCACTCACCGCCTTCGCCGCTGCTATAGCTGCTCTTGAACCAAGTCAGCCCGTCCCCACTCATCTCTCTCCCCACAACTCCTCGATCAGCGCGAGCGAATCTGCCGGAGTCAGAGCCTGCCGGGGGCTCCACCGTTGTCACAGCTCCACGGACTCGATAAACGCCCTCCAGGCAGCGGACTCCACGCTCAGCGCAGCCCGGTTCGTGTCCTTCGAGTCACGGACGTGAACCTTGTCAGGGCGAACGGCGACCTCGACGCACTCGCCTCCGCTACCCGTGCTGTAAGTGCTCTTGAACCAAGCAAACTCAGGTGCGTTCATCTCTCTCCCAGCAACTTCTCGATGAGGGCCAGCGACTCCCGCGGAGTGAGCGCCTGGGCCCGGAGGATGCCGTACTGCTCCTCAATCTCCCGCACCTGGCGCCGCTCCGTATCGAGGTGACCGACACCCGTACCGAGAAACTGCCCTCGTCCATTCCTCCGTCCCCCGACTCGGAATCCGGCCGCGGACTCCTGCTCGTGGCCGCCCTCGCGGACGACTGGGGCGTAACGCCCCGCATGTCCGCGCCGGGCAAGACAGTATGGGCGGAGCTCCTCCCACCGCACCGCCACTGAAACCCCGGCAACCTCTCCGGCCCCTGTGACCACTGGTGAGTCGGAAGCGTGTGTTCTCCAGAACCGCGTACGGACTCGAAGGACTCATCCGTGGCATCCTCTCCCCACCGCCGCCCCGCTCCCCGGCGACGCATGGCCCTCATCTCCGTCGTCGCCGTGGCGGCCGTGGGGCTCCTCATATCGCTGGTGCTGGCCTTCCGCCCCGACGGCGATTCCCACACCGTGGGATCCGCGGGCACGCCCGCCACGAGCACCGGACCGACGAGCACCGCGCCCACGGCACCGACGCCGAAGCCGTCCACGGCATCCCCGTCGCCGACGCCCACCAAGGCGACCCGGAAGCCCACGAGGACACCCACCGCATCGGCGCGAACGACGCCCGCCCGCGCC
Encoded proteins:
- a CDS encoding DUF397 domain-containing protein codes for the protein MNAPEFAWFKSTYSTGSGGECVEVAVRPDKVHVRDSKDTNRAALSVESAAWRAFIESVEL
- a CDS encoding DUF397 domain-containing protein encodes the protein MSGDGLTWFKSSYSSGEGGECVEVAAASGAVYVRDSKDTSRPVLTVESAAWRAFIESVEL
- a CDS encoding DUF7873 family protein, which codes for MAKLNQIIAVEKGIKSKAHQDLTSAHHGLQKPALLAGISRTYQPKDEEGEQLPPESTRVQVKAEDVLRETAATLTRLFDVTATKDWANCTARADVKVDGRVLVADVPVAYLLFLEKQLVDLNTFVRKLPVLDASESWAQDPSTDAWKTEPVRTLRTKKVPRNHVKAEATEKHPAQVEVYYEDIPVGYWTTVKFSGALPARRVNELLDRVEKLQQAVKFAREEANGTDVVDQRVGDAVFGYLFG